The Bacillota bacterium nucleotide sequence TGAAACTGGCGGTCTATTCCCCCATGTCCTATATCAAGCCCGAGTACAAGGAATATTACCGAAAAAAGTACCAGACTGTATACGGGGACAGGGTACTGTTCTACCACGAAAACCGAGAGCTTATTAATGCCCGTTTACACAGGTTTAACCTGTTTAAACGTCTTGAAAGCTCTGCTTTTGCTTTTGCTGAAACCATAAGAAGGCTTATCGCCAGGATTGACAGTTACATTGATGCGATATCCCGATGTGATTCGGGAGAAGTGGAGCTTGAAGGAGATGAATATGCAGAAGAAGATGTTGCGCTGGACTACAAATATGAAATTAGGGTTGAGCATTTGATTGCGAAAGATTACCTGGAAGATCTTTATTACGACAAGGAAATACTGGAGGGCTTATACAGGGATGTTTTGCAGTTATTGAATGAAAAAAGGGATGCAAAGCTGAAAAAACTTGAGGAAATTATCATTGAAAAGATTATCAAAACCCCATATAATCCAGGGAACAGGAAGCTGCTGATATTCTCTGCTTTTGCAGATACTGCCAATTATCTGTATGACAACATTGCAGAGAAGCTTGCAAAGCATGGGATTAATACAGCGTGTATCACAGGTTCAGGCGAACCACGTACAACACTGAAAAATATCCGAAGTGAGTTCAATGCCATCCTGCAGCACTTTTCACCAAAGTCCAAGCTGGGACAAGACCTGCCAAAGCAGGAACAGATTGATGTGGTCATTGCTACCGATTGCATTTCGGAGGGGCAAAACCTGCAGGACTGTGATACAGTCATCAATTATGACATCCAGTGGAATCCTGTGGTTTTAATACAGCGTTTTGGAAGGATAGACCGTATAGGCAGCCAGAATAAAAACATAGCCATGATCAACTTTTTCCCCAATATGGAACTTAATGATTATTTGCAGCTTGAGCAGAGGGTTAAAGGGAAAATGACGGCGGCAAACCTGGCTTCAACAGGTGAAGAAGATTTCCTTTCTCCTGAAATGAATGACTTCATGTTCAGGAAGAAGCAGCTTGAAAGGCTGCAAGAAGAGGTAATTGAAATCGAAGAGTTGAATGATAACATCTCTATAACCGACCTTAACATGAATGATTATATTTACGAGCTGTCAGGGTATATAAAAGACAACCCTGAAATCCTGCGGGTTCCAAGAGGCGTTTACTCGGTAACCGAGGGGGAAAAGAAAGGCTGCATCTTCTGCTTCAAGCACCAGAATGAGGATGGAAAGCCGGTAAACGAAAGCTCATTATATCCTTATTACATCATGTATATCAGCAATAATGGTGAAGTTTATTACGGCAACACCAATGCCCGTGAGGCTCTGAAAGAATTCAGGAAAATTGCATACGGGAAGTCAAAACCAGATCCAGGGTTGTTCAAGAAGTTTAACAAACGCACCAGTAACGCAGAGGATATGTCCTTCTATTCCAAATTGCTCAATAAGGCGATAGAAGCAATCCAGGGCGAGGAAGATAAAAAAGCCGAGATGACCATTTTTGATTTCGGTGGATATAATAATGAATTTGCAAACTCGACGGCCGATGATTTCGAACTGATATCCTTCCTGGTAGTGGAATAGGGGTGTGTATAATGCTGGGTATACCGAGCAGATATGAGATAAATAAGGAATTTGCTATAAAAACCTTTATTACTGCAGACTTGACTGCGAAGGAGAAAAAAAGGTTTAAGGAAGCTGTTATGGAAATAAGGCTCATGTACCAGGTTACAGGGGAAGACATTCCTTCGCTAATCAATGACGAATATGACTGCCAGGCAATATTGTTTTTCAGTGTCAAGCTGGACCAGCTTAAAAATGCAAACTTTGTCGGCAACATTATGCAGCGGCTGGTAAAGCCACTGTGTGTAATAAGGTTTTATGACCATACGAATAGCCAAGTTTTTTGTTTTTGCCACAAAAGGCTGAACCTTAACGACAGGACACAGGTGGTGATAGAGGACACGGTATACTCTGTGCGTGCATCCATGCAGTTTGCAGACGAAGTCAATACGCTGATGGAGAAGCATATTGAGTTTGACAAAATCCAGAACAGGGGCAACAAGCTTGATTTTTACCTTGAAATGATGGTAAAGGCATATATCATATCAAACCTGGCCTTATGGTCAGGGACAAGGGCATTGCTTGTCTCGAAGGTATGGTATAATAGGGATAATATGTTAAAGCTCTACGATGGGCTTAAAAGGACGGAACAATTGAAAAAGGAACAGAAATCTGCAAAGACAATTGCGGAGAATTCCAGGATAAATGCCGAGTTAAAGAGGCTGTATGCCGAATTTGATAAAATTGTTGGGAATCAGGGGGGTTAAGAAAATGGAGTTCCAAAAGATACAAAAGGAGATATTCAATCCGATCAGTGAGAATGTGAAAAAACTGGCCGAGCTGTTCCCGTCGGCGGTGAAGGACGGACAGGTGGATTTTGAGGCTTTGAAGGCAGAATTGGGCCAATTTGAAACCGTCAGTGAAAAATTATCCGAACGCTATGAGCTTGGATGGGCAGGAAAAGAGGAGGCAAAACGGCTGGCAAGCACTGATATTGTCGGACGGACACTGAAATACATTCCAGAGGATAGCAAAAACCCCGATACCACCGAGAACCTGTATATTGAAGGAGATAACCTGGAGGTTCTGAAGTTGCTTCGAAACAGCTATTACAACAGGATAAAAATGATTTACATAGATCCGCCGTATAATACGGGCAAGGATTTTATCTACAGGGATAATTTCAAGGTCAGCGAAGAAGAAAATGCTGTTTTGGAGGGAGAAAAGGATGAATATGGAGAGAGGCTTATAGTGAATCAGAAGAGCAGCGGAAGGTATCACTCTAACTGGCTATCGATGATGTATCCGAGGTTGAAGGTAGCAAAGGATTTGCTGAAGGAAGATGGGGTTATATTTATTAGCATTGATGATAATGAAGTGGATAATCTAAAGAAAATATGTGTTGAAATATTTGGAGAAGAT carries:
- a CDS encoding DEAD/DEAH box helicase family protein, giving the protein MNEVISSNEQLIARINEVLKEKSGRNVNIINDKLTLSVFGELSKNLKNVNQINFIIRNTSYVPSGRELPREFEINQNITDLFFNSYDIVQKNKLQHFSKAKSMHDFIKSHVNVRKVKSPGKVTGNIIMIDDEIAIHGTSSLEVSAKTKRGELAPIHFNSSVTDKAQLEHFKRLFNIIWNSNDYTEDFKEQLLESLNYVYKDYSPEFLYYFTLKELFGNQLDSGVERFEKDKTGFKKSVIWNSLYEFQKDAVVSAIQKINKYNGCIIADSVGLGKTFEALAVIKYFELREDNVLVLCPAKLYDHWDSFKNPYIDNAFVKDNFNYKILCHTDLTRTKGKSRSGMDLSRVDLSRFDLVVIDESHNFRNRNEDLEHMSRYMKLMNDIIKKGHGTKVLMLSATPVNNSLVDLKNQINIITGDRDNAFEEAGIPSVSNLLRKAQKEINDWIKTEDRKKNDLLDRLPAEFYKLLEMITISRSRKHITSYYGDSNMGKFPNKLPPETYRPEIDMEGKLLNFEETNEILESLKLAVYSPMSYIKPEYKEYYRKKYQTVYGDRVLFYHENRELINARLHRFNLFKRLESSAFAFAETIRRLIARIDSYIDAISRCDSGEVELEGDEYAEEDVALDYKYEIRVEHLIAKDYLEDLYYDKEILEGLYRDVLQLLNEKRDAKLKKLEEIIIEKIIKTPYNPGNRKLLIFSAFADTANYLYDNIAEKLAKHGINTACITGSGEPRTTLKNIRSEFNAILQHFSPKSKLGQDLPKQEQIDVVIATDCISEGQNLQDCDTVINYDIQWNPVVLIQRFGRIDRIGSQNKNIAMINFFPNMELNDYLQLEQRVKGKMTAANLASTGEEDFLSPEMNDFMFRKKQLERLQEEVIEIEELNDNISITDLNMNDYIYELSGYIKDNPEILRVPRGVYSVTEGEKKGCIFCFKHQNEDGKPVNESSLYPYYIMYISNNGEVYYGNTNAREALKEFRKIAYGKSKPDPGLFKKFNKRTSNAEDMSFYSKLLNKAIEAIQGEEDKKAEMTIFDFGGYNNEFANSTADDFELISFLVVE
- a CDS encoding DUF4391 domain-containing protein — translated: MLGIPSRYEINKEFAIKTFITADLTAKEKKRFKEAVMEIRLMYQVTGEDIPSLINDEYDCQAILFFSVKLDQLKNANFVGNIMQRLVKPLCVIRFYDHTNSQVFCFCHKRLNLNDRTQVVIEDTVYSVRASMQFADEVNTLMEKHIEFDKIQNRGNKLDFYLEMMVKAYIISNLALWSGTRALLVSKVWYNRDNMLKLYDGLKRTEQLKKEQKSAKTIAENSRINAELKRLYAEFDKIVGNQGG